A segment of the Catenovulum adriaticum genome:
ATCCGTAAACGTAATGGCTAAACGCTCGGCCATACTTTGCTCGGCGTGGCGCAGCCATACTCTGGGATCATAATACTTTTTATTGGGTTGGTCGTCACCATCAGGGTTACCTATTTGGGTTTGTAAATAACCTTGCTTGTCTTGATAATAGTGTTTAATACCATCCCATGTTGCCCACTGGGTATCGGTATCAATATTCATTTTAATCACGCCGTATGAGATCGCTTCTTGAATATCTTTTAAGTCTGAACCTGAACCACCATGAAAAACAAAATCTAAGCTGTTATGCGCTAAATTAAATTGTTTACTAACGTGCGCTTGTGAGTTTTTCAAAATAAGCGGCGTGAGTTTAACATTGCCGGGTTTATATACTCCGTGTACGTTGCCAAACGAAGCGGCAATGGTAAATCTTGGGCTAATCGCATTTAGCTTTTCATAAGCGTATGCAACGTCTTCTGGTTGAGTATATAAAGAAGCACTGTCGATATCTGTGTTATCTACTCCGTCTTCTTCGCCGCCCGTGCAGCCTAACTCAATTTCAAGTGTCATCTCTAGTTTGCTCATTCGTTGTAAGTAACGCTGGCAAATATCGATATTTTCTTCTAACGATTCTTCCGATAAATCAATCATGTGTGAGCTGAATAAAGATTTACCATTGGCTTTATAAAAAGCTTCACCTGCATCGAGTAAACCGTCTATCCAAGGTAATAATTTTTTAGCGGCGTGATCCGTGTGTAAAATAACAGGTACACCATAAGCCTTAGCGGCATAATGTACATAATGCGCACCAGCTACGGCGCCTTCAACCGACGCTTGAATACCCGATAAGCCAGAGCCTTTACCTATAAAAAAGCCTGCTCCGCCGTTTGAAAACTGAATAATAACGGGCGAATTTGCTTTTTTTGCGGCCTCTAACGTTGCGTTAACTGAGTTGGTGCCCACCACATTAACGGCTGGATAGGCAAACTGATTACGCTTGGCATAGGCAAATAAAGCGGTTACTTGATCGCCTGTCATTACACCACCGCCAGCAGTGATTTGTTGAATTGTTTTGTCTGAAAAGTCGGCTAGTTGAGAATTCATCATGATACTCCGGTTACAGATTGCTTTTTTCTTGAAGGGCTGCTTGAATAGTGGCTTGCTGGCAAATTGCCTCAAAATGTTCAGGGTCTAGGCTGGCACCACCTACTAATAATCCATCAATATCTGGCTGAACCAATAAATCAGCCGCATTGGTTTTATTAACACTACCGCCATATAACAAACGAATCTTGTTTGCGGTATCTTCGCCATACAGTGCGACTAATTCGTGGCGTATAAAATGGTGCACTTCTTGTGCAATCTCAGGTGATGCGGCTTTGCCTGTACCTATTGCCCAAATAGGTTCGTAAGCAATACAAATTTCTTTGTCTTTTAAATCAAGTCCTTCAAGCCCTTCGGTGAGCTGTCGGGTTAGCACATCACGCGTTATTTGGTTTTCACGCTCTTCATTATTTTCACCAATACATAAAACGGGGGTTAAGCAGGTATCTAAGGCACGCTGAACTTTAATTTGGCAACTGGCGTTATTTTCTCTAAACATTGAGCGGCGCTCTGAGTGGCCAATTAAGCAGTATTTGCAGCCGGCTTCTTTTAGCATTTGTGCTGAGGTTTCGCCGGTAAACGCGCCTGATTCAAACTTGCTAACATTTTGGCTACCGATACGAATCTCTGAATGCTGTAAAAAATTAAGCATATCTCGAATATAAATGTAAGGTGGACAAACTACTATTTCAGCTTCGTAATGTTTACGAATAAACGAAACAACCGAGCTACACAGTAAATCTATTCCACCGTTTAATTTCCAATTGGCGATGATGATGGGGCGTCTGTTATTCATGTGTATAACCTATATCGAAATATTAAAGGGTGACATCCGTGTCGTGTCGAGGATCGTTTAAAATCTATTTACGCTTGGCTAGCTGTTAAACAGGCTTGGGTAATTTGTTGCCAATTACCCGCTTCTATCCAGGTTTTATTTGCCAACCAAGTACCACCAGCTGCACTAACATTAGGCAAACTGATAAAATCAGCTAAATTTTCTGGGTTAACGCCGCCTGTTGGACAAAATGTTACATTTTGAAATACACTTGAAACCGCTTTTAAAAAAGCGACACCACCACATAACGAGGCTGGAAACAGCTTCATTTCTCTAAACCCAAACTCATGAGCAAGTGCAATATCGGCTGTATTGGATACACCAGGAATAACCGGCACTGTGCATTGACTCAATGCAGTTAATAATTTAGGGGTAATGGCTGGAGTAATAATAAAATCGGCCCCCGCTTCAAGGGCTTGGTTCAGTTTATCTTGGTCTAAAATGGTGCCAGCCCCCACTTGTAAATCAGGAAAGGCTTTTTTAATTGCAGATAATGCAGCCAATGAACCCGAAGTGCGTAACACAACTTCAACCACACTAATACCACCTGAAACCATGGCTTGTGCGGTTTTTACACCTTGTTCTTCGTTTTCAACTTGAATGATAGGCAGCACTTTCTGGCTCCCCATTAAATCGGAGAAAGTTTTCATTTATAAATACCCTTAAAACCCGTGTGTATAGCTTTAAACTAACCCGCTGTGATTAGGCTAATGTAAAGACTTGTTTCGGCACAATGGCGCCTTTATGTTGAATGACAATTGCAGCCGCTTTAGCTGCTAATGCCACTGAGTTTGCGACATCTTTGCCTGATAATCGCGCCCCTAAATAAACCCCGTTAAATGAATCGCCCGCCGATGTGGTATCAACCACATGGTTTACCGGTTCAATATTAATCTGCCTAACTTGGTTTTGGTAAACACAATAAACGCCTTGCTCACCATTTTTAATAATGAGCTCATCTATTTGATAAGGCTGACAAAAATCGGCAACTTGTTCGGCGGTTTCAATTGCGTATAGCGTTTTAAAATCATCTACTCCGGGCAGTAACATATCTGTATACTCAAATGCCTGCTCAAAATGCGCTCTCGCTTCTGCTTCGTTTTGCCACAATTGATGCCGATAATTCGGATCGAATGCAATTTTAACGCCAGCAAGTTTAAGTGCATCCAGCATTTTCCAAAACAAAGCTCTGTCTTGTGGGTTAATAACCGCCAACGAAATACCCGAAAAGAAAAACCAGTCACTGTGAGTGAGCTCTGCTAAGGTTTTATCGTCTATCCATTTCATGATTTGGCGTACCGCTGCATCACTGCGCCAATAATCAAAAGAACGTTCGCCTTTGTTATCCAGTTGAATCCAATATAAACCCGGTAGCTTTTTTGTATCTTTAAACACTAAATCAGTATTAAGCTGCTCGTGTTCAAACAGCTTAATCATGGCGTTACTGAGCTTATCTTTGCCAATTGCGGTTAATAAATTAACCTCAATTGGCTCAAACGCACGTTTTAAATAAACAGCGGCGTTAAAAAAATCTCCGGCGAAAGACTGGTTAAGCGTGTCTTGTTGGTTCGACGACAACTCAACCATACATTCACCAAATAAAAAGATTTTACTCACGGTTTAGCTCTTCCTTTTTACCGGTTTAATTTTGCCACCTAACACTAATACAGCTAATAGCATAAGAGGCACTAAAGCCGCACCTAAAATGAAGAAAGGTAAATAATGCGTACCGTCTTGAGTAATAATTGGCACAATTTGAATGGCCGTAATAACACTAATAACCCCAAATGCCCCACTAAAACCAGCTAATGACGCCACACTTTTACCTGAAAAGTAATCGCTTGGCAGTGTTTGAATATTATTAATAGCGGTTTGAAAACCAAATAAAATAATGGCAATTAAACCTAAAGCTAACATTGGCGTACTAGCCACTGAGGTTGCAATTAATGCAGGTAACATGCAAAGGCCACCAATACCCACTACGGTTTTACGTGCTTTGTTAACGCTCCAGCCGCGCTTAATTAAGCGGCCTGATAACCAGCCACCAAAAATTGCACCTATTGCAGCACCCACATATGGAATCCAAGCAGAGGCACCAATTTCTTTTACTTCAAACCCAAATTTATCATTTAGATAAAGTGGTAACCAAGCAACAAACAACCACCAAATAGGCTCTATAAAAAAGCGACCTAAAATAACGCTCCAGCTTTGACGATGTGATAATAATTGTTTAAAGGTAGGCACATATTCATCTACTTTTAATTCATCAATTTTTTCATCTAATTCAACCGCTTTTTGACCTGTTAAAATGTATTGGCGCTCATCTTCTGTAATCCATGGATGCGCTTCAGGACCACATTTATAAACAATTAACCAAGGCACTAACCAAACAAAACCTAAACTTGCCACAATAATAAAGGTTGCCTGCCAACCAAAAAATGCATATAAAGCAGCAACTAAAGGTGGCGCAATTATGCTACCCATAGAAGCACCCGCGCCAAAAATACCTTGCGCTAAAGCACGCTCACGAATTGGAAACCATTCAGCATTGGCTTTCGTTGCGCCTGGCCAGTTACCGGCTTCACCAAACCCCAGTAACACCCTAAAGATACTAAAAGAAGTAACCGATGAGGCAACCGCATGTAACGCGATAGACACTGACCAAACCACAATAGACAACATAAAGCCGATACGTGTACCAACCGCATCAAAAATACGGCCAAACACGGCTTGACCAATTGCATAGGCAATTAAAAATACGCTCATAATGTTGGCGTAATCGTGACTATCCATGCCCAAATCTTCTGCTACACTTGGCCACATAACTGATAAAGCTGTTCTGTCGATGTAGTTAATAATGGTCGCGAAAGAGACTAAACTCACAACAAGCCATCTTAAATGTTTCATTTTAAATGTATTAGTTTTCACATTAAGCTCCTAAAAAGTTTTCGCGTTCAAGGCTGAATGCTGCTAAAGCAACATCCGCACTTTTACCCATTACGCCAGGTGTCATGTCAGGCAGAATAAAAAAGCTATTCTCGGTTTTTAAGTATTTATATTGGCTCATTTAATTTTCACTTCTTGGTTAACGTAAATAAATTTACGGCTTCTTTAAGCTTGTACGTTTTTCCATCAAAATCAAATGTTTGTGCTTGCTTATTTTGTTGCTGATAGGCAATTAAATATTGACGGCCATCATTTAGCTCAACAATGATTAGGCTCACACCATCCTTGCGTTCAAAGCTTAAATTTTGAATGCTGGTTTTGCTTTTTAAGGTATATTCTTTAGCTGGATTATATTCACCATGCGCTTCTAACAAACTAACAAACTGATGCTGTGCTTGGTCTTTAACACGTAATACAAAAGCTTTGTCTTCTCGCAAGTTAAAATTAGGATCATTAGCGCCGGCGCGTGCAAACAACACGTTTAAATTGTTGTCATTTACCGTGCTCAATGTATAGAATCGGCCATTATCGTTTAACCAAGTTAATTGGCTAATCGCTTGTGATTGTTCGGTTTGAGCACTAGCCGTTAACCACAAATGTTGGTAACCATTAGCCGTGCCCAGTGGTTTTAATTGCTCAGTATGAGCCTGATATTTAAAGTTTGATTCAATAAAATGACCATCATAATGAAAAGCCAAATCATATTGATGAGGGGTACTTGATTGTGCATTGAACACGTCAATCACCCAGTCGATGTTTTCATCTGGAATGGATACCAAAGCGGTGGTTCTTGCTAATTGAATACCTTGGTATGCAGTATCAATTGACGCAGAGACCAGTTTTACTTGATCTGTATTTGCAAATAAATCGACTTTCGGGTGATGTTGATTCCCGACTTTAGTAACCCCATTAAAGTGACTGGTTTCATCTGCAATTAAAGTATTATGTGCAATGCTTTGCTGTGCATAAGAGTCGTTTTCTGGTAAATAGCGACCACCAAATTTAGCCACTACGTTTAAAAATCGAGCCGCACCATAATCGGTTAAAATCTCGGTGCCTTGATCGTAATAAGACAACCCTAGCTTATCAAAATGACCATGACCCAACCCTTGAGAGGTTGCTTTTACCGTTGCGACACTGGCATTTTTGCTACTATCACTGCGTAGTACAACAAATGCACCATTGTCGCCAGTAGCCCCGTCACCAAAAGCTTGAGTTTTAAACTGATAATCTGTTTGTAAACCTTTATCTAACGCGTTAGCAACTTTTAAACCATCGCCCGTTAATAGCACCCGGTTTTGCTGTTTGGCAATATCCAGTAAACCCGTTTCGCTGGTAATCCCATAAGCAATCGCAATACCATTGACTAATTCAATGGTATCAATACCTTTGGATTTTATTGCATCGTTAATTGGAAAAAATAGACCATTGTAACTTAACTGAGCGGTCGTGTTAATCGCTTTTAGTAAAACATTATCACGATATTCAAAT
Coding sequences within it:
- the fbaA gene encoding class II fructose-bisphosphate aldolase yields the protein MNSQLADFSDKTIQQITAGGGVMTGDQVTALFAYAKRNQFAYPAVNVVGTNSVNATLEAAKKANSPVIIQFSNGGAGFFIGKGSGLSGIQASVEGAVAGAHYVHYAAKAYGVPVILHTDHAAKKLLPWIDGLLDAGEAFYKANGKSLFSSHMIDLSEESLEENIDICQRYLQRMSKLEMTLEIELGCTGGEEDGVDNTDIDSASLYTQPEDVAYAYEKLNAISPRFTIAASFGNVHGVYKPGNVKLTPLILKNSQAHVSKQFNLAHNSLDFVFHGGSGSDLKDIQEAISYGVIKMNIDTDTQWATWDGIKHYYQDKQGYLQTQIGNPDGDDQPNKKYYDPRVWLRHAEQSMAERLAITFTDLNCQNRLEIKI
- the tpiA gene encoding triose-phosphate isomerase encodes the protein MNNRRPIIIANWKLNGGIDLLCSSVVSFIRKHYEAEIVVCPPYIYIRDMLNFLQHSEIRIGSQNVSKFESGAFTGETSAQMLKEAGCKYCLIGHSERRSMFRENNASCQIKVQRALDTCLTPVLCIGENNEERENQITRDVLTRQLTEGLEGLDLKDKEICIAYEPIWAIGTGKAASPEIAQEVHHFIRHELVALYGEDTANKIRLLYGGSVNKTNAADLLVQPDIDGLLVGGASLDPEHFEAICQQATIQAALQEKSNL
- the eda gene encoding bifunctional 4-hydroxy-2-oxoglutarate aldolase/2-dehydro-3-deoxy-phosphogluconate aldolase, translated to MKTFSDLMGSQKVLPIIQVENEEQGVKTAQAMVSGGISVVEVVLRTSGSLAALSAIKKAFPDLQVGAGTILDQDKLNQALEAGADFIITPAITPKLLTALSQCTVPVIPGVSNTADIALAHEFGFREMKLFPASLCGGVAFLKAVSSVFQNVTFCPTGGVNPENLADFISLPNVSAAGGTWLANKTWIEAGNWQQITQACLTASQA
- a CDS encoding sugar kinase, with amino-acid sequence MSKIFLFGECMVELSSNQQDTLNQSFAGDFFNAAVYLKRAFEPIEVNLLTAIGKDKLSNAMIKLFEHEQLNTDLVFKDTKKLPGLYWIQLDNKGERSFDYWRSDAAVRQIMKWIDDKTLAELTHSDWFFFSGISLAVINPQDRALFWKMLDALKLAGVKIAFDPNYRHQLWQNEAEARAHFEQAFEYTDMLLPGVDDFKTLYAIETAEQVADFCQPYQIDELIIKNGEQGVYCVYQNQVRQINIEPVNHVVDTTSAGDSFNGVYLGARLSGKDVANSVALAAKAAAIVIQHKGAIVPKQVFTLA
- a CDS encoding MFS transporter; protein product: MKHLRWLVVSLVSFATIINYIDRTALSVMWPSVAEDLGMDSHDYANIMSVFLIAYAIGQAVFGRIFDAVGTRIGFMLSIVVWSVSIALHAVASSVTSFSIFRVLLGFGEAGNWPGATKANAEWFPIRERALAQGIFGAGASMGSIIAPPLVAALYAFFGWQATFIIVASLGFVWLVPWLIVYKCGPEAHPWITEDERQYILTGQKAVELDEKIDELKVDEYVPTFKQLLSHRQSWSVILGRFFIEPIWWLFVAWLPLYLNDKFGFEVKEIGASAWIPYVGAAIGAIFGGWLSGRLIKRGWSVNKARKTVVGIGGLCMLPALIATSVASTPMLALGLIAIILFGFQTAINNIQTLPSDYFSGKSVASLAGFSGAFGVISVITAIQIVPIITQDGTHYLPFFILGAALVPLMLLAVLVLGGKIKPVKRKS
- a CDS encoding heparinase II/III domain-containing protein — its product is MKLINVNHAFVVGLALSSTGMAMISPTYAGEILSDSTKVQVEHPNLVNTFNDVVKMREAVKKSGRFQAAFLAKQAHIDSVLTQPINVPVPKDAGGGYTHEVHKNNYRLMFDAGTLFQITQDPKYANFVKSVLLEYAKLYPTLGAHPEVKSSNPGQLFWQGLNEAVWLVHTIQAYDAVVSHLSKADRKTIEKGVLEPVALFLSEQSPQTFNKVHNHGTWATCAVGMTGYVLDKPEWVEKALYGLDKSGTGGFMRQLDELFSPNGYYNEGPYYQRYALMPFVTFAKAIENNQPERKIFEYRDNVLLKAINTTAQLSYNGLFFPINDAIKSKGIDTIELVNGIAIAYGITSETGLLDIAKQQNRVLLTGDGLKVANALDKGLQTDYQFKTQAFGDGATGDNGAFVVLRSDSSKNASVATVKATSQGLGHGHFDKLGLSYYDQGTEILTDYGAARFLNVVAKFGGRYLPENDSYAQQSIAHNTLIADETSHFNGVTKVGNQHHPKVDLFANTDQVKLVSASIDTAYQGIQLARTTALVSIPDENIDWVIDVFNAQSSTPHQYDLAFHYDGHFIESNFKYQAHTEQLKPLGTANGYQHLWLTASAQTEQSQAISQLTWLNDNGRFYTLSTVNDNNLNVLFARAGANDPNFNLREDKAFVLRVKDQAQHQFVSLLEAHGEYNPAKEYTLKSKTSIQNLSFERKDGVSLIIVELNDGRQYLIAYQQQNKQAQTFDFDGKTYKLKEAVNLFTLTKK